The Kineococcus endophyticus genome contains a region encoding:
- a CDS encoding cell wall-binding repeat-containing protein: MPHRRRLFTVLAASTVLALAAAPAAQAADKRLAGNDRYETAAAVSQAFEGAQYAPVFLATGENFPDALAAAAAAGADQSRVLLTGRYTLPAATLAELKAREPLGVYIVGGTSSVSAEVETSLERLGYSTLRLSGEDRYDTSAVVAQILFDDPDTVFLATGENYPDALSGAAAAGSIGAPVLLVRPNSLPEPIRAALTDEFLPLKPSRFIVLGDEKAVSGAVLDQIKALGFQGATFERLAGADRYATAVAVGRRFFPTSTSAVLAVGDNFPDALAAGPFAAETGAPLLLTQKTTTPAATQAELDRRQPTDRVYVGAAQPS; the protein is encoded by the coding sequence GTGCCGCACCGCCGCCGTCTGTTCACCGTGCTCGCCGCGTCGACCGTCCTGGCCCTGGCCGCCGCTCCGGCCGCGCAGGCCGCCGACAAGCGCCTCGCCGGCAACGACCGCTACGAGACGGCGGCCGCCGTCTCCCAGGCCTTCGAGGGGGCGCAGTACGCCCCCGTCTTCCTCGCGACCGGTGAGAACTTCCCGGACGCGCTCGCTGCGGCCGCCGCCGCGGGAGCCGACCAGAGCCGCGTGCTCCTCACCGGCCGGTACACGCTCCCGGCGGCCACGCTGGCCGAGCTCAAGGCCCGCGAGCCCCTCGGCGTCTACATCGTCGGTGGCACGTCGTCGGTCAGCGCCGAGGTCGAGACGTCGCTCGAGCGTCTCGGGTACTCGACCCTGCGGCTGTCCGGGGAGGACCGCTACGACACCTCGGCCGTGGTGGCGCAGATCCTCTTCGACGACCCCGACACCGTGTTCCTCGCCACCGGCGAGAACTACCCCGACGCGCTCTCGGGTGCGGCGGCGGCCGGCAGCATCGGCGCCCCCGTCCTGCTCGTGCGCCCCAACAGCCTGCCCGAGCCGATCCGCGCCGCGCTGACCGACGAGTTCCTGCCGCTGAAGCCGAGCCGCTTCATCGTCCTCGGCGACGAGAAGGCGGTCTCCGGCGCCGTCCTCGACCAGATCAAGGCCCTCGGCTTCCAGGGCGCGACGTTCGAGCGTCTCGCCGGTGCTGACCGCTACGCCACGGCCGTCGCGGTGGGACGCCGGTTCTTCCCCACCAGCACCTCGGCCGTCCTCGCGGTCGGCGACAACTTCCCCGACGCCCTCGCGGCCGGCCCGTTCGCCGCGGAGACCGGGGCCCCGCTCCTGCTCACGCAGAAGACGACGACCCCGGCGGCGACGCAGGCGGAGCTCGACCGCCGCCAGCCGACCGACCGCGTCTACGTCGGGGCGGCCCAGCCCAGCTGA
- a CDS encoding ABC transporter substrate-binding protein: MTTPPSPGRSAPTRRTVLSLAAAASASTALAACGNAESQSGAEASVPAGSGGATDAFPLTVAHQFGETVVPAKPRRVVVVGLTEQDVLLELGVVPVATTEWYGERPHAVWPWAEHLLGGAEPEVLSQSDGLQLERIAALAPDLIVGTNAGLDREQYDKLTAIAPTVTSIAGSEKYFSNWADQTRQVARAVGRSAAGDALVAEVEDAYARTAAAHPEFAGKQATFSQGEPYEGVLYVYPDGVNTDFLTELGFRMTPGLETWAAEAGQQAQISAERTDLLDADVVVFATEEEGAVDRLLDFGTLRSLDAVQQGRAVFTDPVLAGAIYFLTPLSTTYVLEHLTPLLAEAVAGRSPQEMAIATA, from the coding sequence GTGACCACCCCTCCCTCTCCTGGGCGCTCGGCCCCCACCCGCCGCACGGTCCTGTCCCTCGCTGCGGCGGCGTCCGCGTCCACCGCGCTCGCCGCCTGCGGCAATGCGGAATCGCAGTCGGGGGCGGAGGCATCGGTGCCCGCCGGCTCCGGTGGGGCGACGGACGCGTTCCCCCTCACCGTGGCGCACCAGTTCGGCGAGACGGTGGTGCCGGCCAAACCCCGCCGCGTCGTCGTGGTGGGACTCACGGAGCAGGACGTCCTGCTCGAACTCGGGGTCGTCCCCGTCGCGACCACCGAGTGGTACGGGGAACGGCCGCACGCCGTGTGGCCGTGGGCGGAACACCTGCTGGGCGGCGCGGAACCGGAGGTCCTCAGCCAGTCCGACGGCCTGCAGCTCGAACGCATCGCCGCCCTGGCCCCCGACCTCATCGTGGGCACGAACGCCGGGCTCGACCGGGAGCAGTACGACAAGCTCACGGCGATCGCGCCGACCGTCACGAGCATCGCGGGTTCGGAGAAGTACTTCTCGAACTGGGCCGACCAGACCCGACAGGTGGCCCGGGCCGTCGGGAGGTCCGCCGCCGGGGACGCCCTGGTCGCGGAGGTCGAGGACGCCTACGCCCGCACGGCGGCCGCTCACCCCGAGTTCGCGGGCAAGCAGGCGACGTTCTCGCAGGGCGAGCCCTACGAGGGTGTCCTGTACGTCTACCCGGACGGGGTGAACACCGACTTCCTCACGGAACTGGGGTTCCGGATGACCCCCGGTCTGGAGACGTGGGCGGCCGAGGCGGGACAGCAGGCGCAGATCTCCGCGGAACGCACCGACCTCCTCGATGCCGACGTCGTGGTGTTCGCGACCGAGGAGGAGGGAGCGGTGGACCGGCTCCTGGACTTCGGGACGCTGCGCTCCCTCGACGCCGTCCAGCAGGGTCGGGCGGTGTTCACCGATCCCGTCCTGGCCGGCGCCATCTACTTCCTCACGCCGCTCAGCACCACGTACGTGCTGGAGCACCTCACGCCTCTGCTCGCCGAGGCGGTGGCGGGCAGGTCGCCGCAGGAGATGGCGATCGCGACCGCCTGA
- a CDS encoding alpha/beta fold hydrolase — protein MTDITAHHGLFKDTNLHVDDTGGNGRPVVLIHGWPLSGESWSEQVPALAAAGYRVLTYDRRGFGRSDKTRSGYDYDTLAEDLHALLEQLDLRDVTLVGFSMGGGEVARYVSNHGTGRLHSVVFAGAVPPYMAKTDDNPQGPLTKELADEMEAGLKADEASFYDGFVTGFFSVDGVLKVTEAQRQDAIALTKQADHTAALKAMESFGTTDFRGDLPKVTVPALVIHGDSDAVVPLEGSGALTHAAVPGSRLHVVAGAPHGFNVSHAEEFNRVLLEFLAS, from the coding sequence ATGACCGACATCACCGCGCACCACGGACTGTTCAAGGACACGAACCTGCACGTCGACGACACCGGTGGCAACGGTCGTCCCGTCGTGCTGATCCACGGCTGGCCGCTGTCCGGCGAGTCCTGGTCCGAGCAGGTCCCGGCCCTGGCCGCCGCGGGGTACCGCGTCCTCACCTACGACCGCCGGGGTTTCGGCCGCAGCGACAAGACCCGCAGCGGCTACGACTACGACACCCTGGCCGAGGACCTGCACGCCCTCCTGGAGCAGCTCGACCTGCGCGACGTCACCCTCGTCGGCTTCTCGATGGGCGGCGGTGAAGTCGCGCGGTACGTGAGCAACCACGGCACCGGACGCCTGCACAGCGTCGTCTTCGCCGGTGCGGTGCCCCCCTACATGGCCAAGACCGACGACAACCCGCAGGGACCGTTGACCAAGGAGCTCGCCGACGAGATGGAGGCCGGCCTCAAGGCCGACGAGGCATCTTTCTACGACGGGTTCGTCACGGGCTTCTTCTCCGTCGACGGCGTCCTGAAGGTCACCGAGGCCCAGCGCCAGGACGCGATCGCGTTGACGAAGCAGGCCGACCACACGGCGGCGCTGAAGGCGATGGAGTCCTTCGGCACGACCGACTTCCGCGGGGACCTGCCGAAGGTCACGGTGCCGGCCCTGGTCATCCACGGCGACTCCGACGCGGTCGTCCCGCTCGAGGGTTCCGGCGCCCTCACCCACGCCGCGGTCCCGGGCAGCCGGCTGCACGTCGTGGCCGGCGCCCCGCACGGTTTCAACGTCAGCCACGCCGAGGAGTTCAACCGCGTCCTGCTGGAGTTCCTCGCCTCCTGA
- a CDS encoding VOC family protein, translating into MRLGGARSMLTSMTSSTASAADQPVSRPTGLHHVRLSVSDIERSRTFYSHLLGADPAIDNTSELTDPTAVDDPQRLYGGVVFEVGDQILGLRPVPGAAGETFTPSRVGLDHVSLAVSSRADLEAAAARMSAAGVEHGEIIELSEQNMQILSIQDPDDINLELTAPL; encoded by the coding sequence GTGCGCCTCGGCGGTGCGCGCAGCATGCTCACCAGCATGACCAGCTCCACTGCCTCCGCGGCCGACCAGCCGGTGTCCCGGCCCACCGGGTTGCACCACGTCCGCCTGTCGGTCAGCGACATCGAACGGTCCCGGACTTTCTACAGCCACCTGCTGGGCGCTGATCCGGCCATCGACAACACGTCCGAACTGACTGACCCCACCGCCGTCGACGACCCGCAGCGCCTCTACGGCGGTGTCGTGTTCGAGGTCGGGGACCAGATCCTCGGCTTGCGCCCGGTTCCCGGTGCTGCCGGTGAGACCTTCACACCCAGCCGCGTTGGTCTGGACCACGTGAGCTTGGCGGTTTCCTCGCGCGCCGACCTGGAAGCGGCGGCCGCGCGCATGTCCGCGGCAGGGGTGGAACACGGGGAGATCATCGAGCTGTCCGAGCAGAACATGCAGATCCTGTCGATCCAGGACCCGGACGACATCAACCTGGAACTGACCGCCCCGCTCTGA
- a CDS encoding cell wall-binding repeat-containing protein, producing MKKHTFATAGLALLVGLGGAAAVAAPAQAATGFKFDDRISGSDRFATAVAASKLLEPVDGSATDVVIVNGYATVDGLTASYLAGLKSAPILYTDTNAVPAVTAAEIARLGAKNVWIIGGTNRVSSAQEAAWKAAGKDVTRIAGADRYQTAALVAEADDSGDAPEQVFIASGTSTADALAAGPVAWAKNYPILLTEAGSLPTATSDALTKLGTTDRVVLGSTSSVSDAVYAQAKGTSRLGGTSRQDTATKIADYATSSQNFDTQSVALVGGADNTAADALSAAPVAGSQGVPLLFIDFNGSLGATTTAYLSAHKASYTGRGTGWIFGGTPSVPQAAADAATAAVQ from the coding sequence GTGAAGAAGCACACCTTCGCCACCGCCGGGCTGGCCCTGCTCGTCGGCCTCGGCGGCGCTGCCGCCGTGGCAGCCCCCGCCCAGGCCGCGACCGGTTTCAAGTTCGACGACCGCATCTCCGGCTCGGACCGGTTCGCCACCGCCGTCGCCGCGTCCAAGCTGCTCGAACCCGTCGACGGGTCGGCCACCGACGTCGTCATCGTCAACGGGTACGCCACCGTCGACGGCCTCACCGCCTCCTACCTGGCCGGCCTGAAGTCGGCGCCCATCCTCTACACCGACACCAACGCCGTCCCGGCGGTCACCGCCGCAGAGATCGCCCGCCTGGGCGCGAAGAACGTGTGGATCATCGGCGGCACCAACCGCGTCTCGTCCGCGCAGGAGGCCGCCTGGAAGGCCGCCGGCAAGGACGTCACCCGCATCGCCGGCGCCGACCGCTACCAGACCGCCGCCCTGGTCGCCGAGGCCGACGACTCCGGGGACGCGCCCGAGCAGGTCTTCATCGCCTCGGGCACCTCCACCGCTGACGCCCTGGCCGCCGGACCCGTCGCCTGGGCGAAGAACTACCCGATCCTGCTCACCGAGGCCGGGTCCCTGCCCACCGCGACGTCCGACGCGCTCACCAAGCTCGGCACCACCGACCGGGTCGTCCTGGGCAGCACCAGCTCGGTCTCGGACGCCGTCTACGCGCAGGCCAAGGGTACGTCGCGGCTGGGCGGCACCAGCCGTCAGGACACCGCCACCAAGATCGCCGACTACGCCACCAGCAGCCAGAACTTCGACACCCAGTCCGTCGCCCTGGTCGGCGGCGCCGACAACACGGCGGCCGACGCCCTGTCGGCCGCACCCGTCGCCGGGTCGCAGGGGGTGCCGCTGCTGTTCATCGACTTCAACGGCTCCCTGGGCGCCACCACCACCGCCTACCTGTCCGCGCACAAGGCCAGCTACACCGGCCGCGGCACCGGCTGGATCTTCGGTGGAACCCCGTCCGTCCCGCAGGCCGCGGCCGACGCCGCCACCGCCGCCGTGCAGTGA
- a CDS encoding ferritin-like domain-containing protein, with translation MFKKTLLVDMINRSSETPADRRNFLRGMGLLSAGAVGAGLVGTATAESASAATPSEGSVLNFALNLEYLEAEFYCYAAYGHGLADALATGTGTQGGVTGGHRVPFKSKAMRYYAEEIANDEIAHVKFLRTALGSAAVSRPAINLQESFTGAAVAAGVIKQGETFDPFSSEAFFLLGAFLFEDVGVTAYKGAAPLISTPAYLEAAAGILAVEAYHSGIVRTLLYENGLDAPTNLISDARDSLDGAGADKDQGITVGSGGRANLVPTDANSIAFSRTPQEVLNIVYLTPGTGVTKGGFYPNGLNGEIATS, from the coding sequence ATGTTCAAGAAGACCCTCCTCGTCGACATGATCAACCGCAGTTCCGAGACCCCCGCCGACCGCAGGAACTTCCTGCGCGGCATGGGCCTGCTGTCCGCCGGCGCCGTCGGTGCCGGCCTCGTGGGGACCGCCACGGCCGAGTCCGCCTCGGCGGCGACCCCCAGCGAGGGCAGCGTCCTCAACTTCGCCTTGAACCTCGAGTACCTCGAAGCCGAGTTCTACTGCTACGCCGCCTACGGCCACGGCCTCGCCGACGCCCTCGCCACGGGCACCGGCACCCAGGGCGGGGTCACCGGCGGGCACCGCGTCCCCTTCAAGTCCAAGGCGATGCGCTACTACGCCGAGGAGATCGCCAACGACGAGATCGCCCACGTGAAGTTCCTGCGCACCGCCCTCGGCTCGGCCGCCGTCTCCCGCCCGGCCATCAACCTGCAGGAGTCCTTCACCGGAGCCGCCGTCGCCGCCGGCGTCATCAAGCAGGGCGAAACGTTCGACCCCTTCTCCTCCGAGGCGTTCTTCCTCCTCGGCGCCTTCCTCTTCGAAGACGTCGGGGTCACCGCCTACAAGGGCGCCGCCCCGCTCATCTCCACCCCCGCCTACCTCGAAGCCGCCGCCGGCATCCTCGCCGTCGAGGCCTACCACTCCGGCATCGTGCGCACCCTGCTGTACGAGAACGGCCTGGACGCCCCCACCAACCTCATCTCCGACGCCCGCGACTCCCTCGACGGCGCAGGCGCCGACAAGGACCAGGGCATCACCGTCGGTTCCGGCGGCCGCGCCAACCTCGTCCCGACCGACGCCAACAGCATCGCGTTCAGCCGCACCCCGCAGGAGGTCCTGAACATCGTGTACCTGACGCCGGGCACCGGGGTCACCAAGGGCGGGTTCTACCCCAACGGCCTCAACGGCGAGATCGCCACCAGCTGA
- a CDS encoding SpoIIE family protein phosphatase encodes MKWPAAVMLPPEPDAVLDRFASLAASTLRSPMAVLSLLSSDREIVLPGASGMPAPWQQERVMAWAHSLCRHAAASAELVVVDDVRTDPHAQDYREAVGHFGVGAWIAAPLRFSSDFTRLFTTDEADTPGGRTSPRPPPGASPGPGTASSGRSGAGPTDAGTTAEADTVATDDVSVGREREQDRLLQTLDNLWSDTEPGYGTPEEDQHPDGGGEPVVWGVLCVMDTVARRWSERDRELLQDLTAAAAAELRSRVLTSRAVAAERQMATALAASTAVHTRSQLLLSLSRGLSQAETVVDVSDILTALLRGQLGVDHFGLLIHEVEQRQARYVDMSTFPPGTDPAWAQFDLRTATAPAARAVADGVSFFCDDRDAVLATDPQLAAQGVWDFPGAVVIVPLLAGVRHRGQRTLGALVLVWPTPRDTSDPADQALWTALADYTAQTLARVVNATQRRAGAEQLQRSMLTALPEPDHLEIRARYVPAARGEEVGGDWYDAVLSPDGATTLVIGDVTGHDMAAAAQMGQLRSVLRTLVDAFDESPAALLDRLEPANQRLGVHALATAVVARIEQDPDQDVAAGGRGWRRLRWSNAGHPCPVLLHRDGRTEALQTDNDLLLGLNTGHPRHDHVHDLPPGSLLLLYTDGLVEHRGRSLDDGLAELRRVLSQHADVPVTDLLDVLQRELIGPDPEDDCAVLAIRMHPEDRPRPAEAGPQHTDIPPVQQTADSPPFPAAGQVPEPSAPGREPHGDDPAPAGTVGGLDARSTELVLDPDPAAVARARFFVHDFCCRLPACGDICDTLQLLVSEVVTNAFLHGRSQARLQVTATATSLRLEVSDDNSALPALSAADPDALGGRGLALIEALTSAWGVREDPVGKTVWLELTNEAEEG; translated from the coding sequence GTGAAGTGGCCGGCGGCGGTGATGCTGCCGCCCGAACCGGACGCGGTGCTGGACCGCTTCGCCTCCCTGGCCGCGAGCACCTTGCGGTCTCCCATGGCGGTGCTGTCACTGCTGAGCAGCGACCGGGAGATCGTCCTGCCGGGAGCGTCGGGGATGCCCGCGCCGTGGCAGCAGGAGCGGGTGATGGCCTGGGCCCACTCCCTGTGCCGTCACGCCGCCGCCTCGGCCGAGCTGGTGGTCGTGGACGACGTCCGCACCGACCCCCACGCGCAGGACTACCGCGAGGCGGTCGGCCACTTCGGGGTCGGGGCCTGGATCGCGGCCCCGCTGAGGTTCTCCAGCGACTTCACCCGTCTCTTCACGACGGACGAGGCCGACACCCCGGGCGGGCGGACCTCGCCGCGCCCCCCGCCCGGCGCTTCCCCAGGTCCCGGCACTGCGAGTTCCGGGCGCTCCGGCGCAGGGCCCACGGACGCGGGAACCACCGCGGAGGCGGACACCGTCGCAACCGACGACGTCAGCGTGGGCCGGGAGCGGGAGCAGGACCGCCTGCTGCAGACGCTGGACAACCTGTGGTCCGACACCGAACCGGGGTACGGCACCCCCGAGGAGGACCAGCACCCGGACGGCGGTGGCGAGCCGGTCGTCTGGGGTGTGCTGTGCGTGATGGACACCGTCGCCCGGCGCTGGAGCGAGCGGGACCGCGAACTGCTGCAGGACCTGACCGCCGCTGCGGCCGCCGAACTCCGCTCACGCGTGCTGACCTCTCGCGCAGTGGCCGCCGAACGGCAGATGGCCACCGCCCTGGCCGCCTCCACCGCCGTGCACACCCGCAGCCAGCTCCTGTTGAGCTTGTCCCGCGGTCTGTCGCAGGCGGAGACCGTCGTCGACGTGTCCGACATCCTCACCGCTCTGCTGCGCGGACAGCTGGGTGTGGACCACTTCGGTCTGCTCATCCACGAGGTCGAGCAGCGCCAGGCCCGGTACGTGGACATGTCCACCTTCCCACCCGGCACCGATCCGGCCTGGGCGCAGTTCGACCTGCGGACGGCCACCGCCCCCGCCGCCCGCGCCGTCGCCGACGGCGTCTCCTTCTTCTGCGACGACCGTGACGCGGTGCTCGCCACCGATCCCCAACTGGCCGCCCAGGGTGTCTGGGACTTCCCCGGCGCGGTGGTGATCGTCCCGTTGCTGGCCGGCGTCCGACACCGCGGCCAGCGGACGCTGGGGGCCCTGGTGCTGGTCTGGCCCACCCCCCGTGACACCTCCGACCCGGCCGACCAAGCGTTGTGGACGGCCCTGGCCGACTACACCGCGCAGACGCTGGCGCGGGTGGTGAACGCCACGCAGCGGCGCGCCGGCGCCGAACAGCTGCAGCGCTCGATGCTCACCGCGCTCCCCGAACCCGACCACCTCGAGATCCGCGCCCGCTACGTCCCCGCCGCCCGCGGGGAGGAGGTCGGCGGCGACTGGTACGACGCGGTCCTGTCGCCCGACGGCGCGACGACCCTGGTCATCGGTGACGTCACCGGCCACGACATGGCCGCCGCCGCCCAGATGGGGCAACTGCGTTCGGTGCTGCGCACCCTCGTCGACGCCTTCGACGAATCCCCCGCCGCGCTCCTGGACCGGCTCGAACCGGCCAACCAGCGGTTGGGTGTGCACGCGCTGGCCACGGCCGTCGTGGCGCGCATCGAACAGGACCCCGACCAGGACGTGGCGGCCGGTGGACGTGGCTGGCGGAGGTTGCGCTGGTCCAACGCCGGCCACCCCTGCCCCGTCCTGCTGCACCGGGACGGACGGACCGAAGCCCTGCAGACCGACAACGACCTGCTGCTGGGGCTGAACACGGGTCACCCGCGGCACGACCACGTCCACGACCTGCCGCCGGGCTCGCTGCTGCTGCTCTACACCGACGGCCTCGTCGAGCACCGCGGCCGCAGCCTGGACGACGGCCTGGCCGAGCTGCGCCGGGTGCTCAGCCAGCACGCCGACGTCCCCGTCACCGACCTGCTCGACGTCCTGCAGCGGGAGCTGATCGGCCCCGACCCCGAGGACGACTGCGCCGTGCTGGCCATCCGGATGCACCCCGAGGACCGCCCCCGGCCCGCCGAGGCCGGCCCGCAGCACACCGACATCCCCCCGGTGCAGCAGACGGCGGACTCACCCCCGTTCCCTGCCGCGGGCCAGGTTCCTGAGCCGTCGGCCCCCGGGCGCGAGCCGCACGGTGACGACCCGGCTCCGGCCGGGACCGTGGGCGGGCTGGACGCCCGCAGCACCGAGCTCGTGCTGGACCCCGACCCTGCCGCGGTCGCCCGGGCGCGGTTCTTCGTCCACGACTTCTGCTGCCGCCTGCCCGCGTGCGGAGACATCTGCGACACCTTGCAACTGCTGGTCAGCGAGGTCGTCACCAACGCCTTCCTGCACGGGCGCAGTCAGGCGCGGCTGCAGGTGACGGCCACCGCCACGTCGCTGCGCCTGGAGGTCAGCGACGACAACTCGGCCCTGCCCGCGCTGAGCGCCGCCGACCCCGACGCTCTGGGCGGACGCGGCCTGGCCCTCATCGAGGCCCTGACCAGCGCCTGGGGTGTGCGGGAGGACCCGGTCGGCAAGACCGTCTGGTTGGAGCTGACCAACGAGGCCGAGGAGGGGTGA
- a CDS encoding GTP-binding protein LepA codes for MSQPQVDATRIRDHVHRLAQQHPPVDLASADYTVHDRRAVRARFGHVMDYMARVEMEVERNVLELAVLLPGVSQTDRTFYADVWGPQEEHHGILLDTLGQHLGLPPVTANTGEVPARVRVLGALAHLPVVHEVIRLLYYLTGAATEKSAMLAYQAMSDGLAQMGEDPIKETVVDAIKVQEPGHFAFYRLSATEMVQSGAIAGWQLHLARLLRSRRYGLVGAGTREQRTDFGGVVVELGLDQQLERNVRDISRLETQLLWAHRQGLQVPGYALAAFREAAQMYRSRLGADGGPMAA; via the coding sequence ATGTCCCAGCCGCAGGTGGATGCCACCAGGATCCGCGACCACGTCCACCGCCTGGCCCAGCAGCACCCACCGGTGGACCTGGCCAGCGCCGACTACACCGTCCACGACCGCCGCGCGGTCCGGGCCCGGTTCGGTCACGTCATGGACTACATGGCCCGCGTGGAGATGGAGGTCGAACGCAACGTCCTGGAACTGGCCGTCCTGCTGCCCGGCGTGAGCCAGACCGACCGCACGTTCTACGCCGACGTGTGGGGCCCCCAGGAGGAGCACCACGGCATCCTGCTGGACACGCTGGGCCAGCACCTGGGCCTGCCGCCTGTCACCGCCAACACCGGCGAGGTCCCGGCCCGGGTGCGCGTCCTGGGGGCTCTGGCCCACCTCCCGGTGGTCCACGAGGTCATCCGACTGCTCTACTACCTGACCGGTGCGGCCACCGAGAAGTCCGCGATGCTGGCCTACCAGGCCATGAGCGACGGCCTGGCCCAGATGGGTGAGGACCCGATCAAGGAGACGGTCGTCGACGCCATCAAGGTCCAGGAACCAGGCCACTTCGCCTTCTACCGCCTCTCGGCGACGGAGATGGTCCAGTCGGGCGCCATCGCCGGCTGGCAGCTGCACCTGGCCCGCTTGCTGCGATCGCGCCGCTACGGCCTGGTGGGCGCAGGCACCCGCGAGCAACGCACCGACTTCGGCGGGGTCGTCGTCGAACTCGGCCTGGACCAGCAGCTGGAACGCAACGTGCGCGACATCTCCCGCCTGGAGACCCAACTGCTCTGGGCGCACCGCCAGGGCCTGCAGGTGCCGGGCTACGCCCTCGCCGCGTTCCGCGAGGCCGCGCAGATGTACCGCTCCCGGCTCGGCGCCGACGGAGGCCCAATGGCCGCGTGA
- a CDS encoding molybdopterin-dependent oxidoreductase, protein MGTLLASFITRSADPVLGVGQEFIARTPEWLKEWAIRQFGQSDKAVLLGSLYATLVLLFVLVGLVARRSLRVGLLAVAVLGAAAVGATANRPDATALSWLPSTVGTLAGAGALVVLTRAVRGRTPRAGGLLSRRSVLFGTVAGAAVVSAGGGTVVNRSNSVAASRADIRLPAPASAASALPPGVDSIDGITPYVTSAKDFYRVDTALSVPQVDVSSWSLRIHGMVDREVTVSFADLLQEDLHERWMTMTCVSNEVGGNLVGNARWLGVPLTTLLDRAGLSQEADMLFSTSTDGFTISTPIADATDGRDSMIAIGMNGEPLTDVHGFPARMIVPGLYGFVSACKWITDIEVTRFDAKTAYWTDRGWAQQAPIKTAVRVDVPASFAKVASGQTVPIAGVAWAQTRGISKVEVRIDEEDWVEATLVPTVNESTWVQWTYAWDGATPGNHTVRARATDGSGRLQTQDVVKPIPDGSSGWPSKFFTVA, encoded by the coding sequence GTGGGAACGCTGCTGGCCTCCTTCATCACCCGATCGGCCGACCCGGTGCTCGGGGTCGGGCAGGAGTTCATCGCCCGTACCCCGGAGTGGCTGAAGGAGTGGGCGATCCGGCAGTTCGGCCAGTCCGACAAGGCGGTGCTGCTGGGCAGCCTGTACGCCACCCTGGTGCTGTTGTTCGTCCTCGTCGGGCTGGTGGCCAGGCGGTCGCTGCGGGTCGGGTTGCTCGCCGTCGCGGTCCTGGGGGCGGCGGCCGTCGGCGCGACGGCGAACCGTCCCGACGCCACCGCGCTGAGCTGGCTGCCGTCCACGGTGGGCACCCTGGCCGGGGCCGGCGCGCTGGTCGTGCTGACCCGGGCGGTGCGAGGTCGAACCCCGCGGGCCGGTGGACTCCTCTCGCGCCGCTCGGTGCTGTTCGGCACGGTCGCCGGGGCCGCCGTGGTCAGCGCCGGGGGCGGAACGGTGGTGAACCGCTCGAACTCCGTCGCCGCGTCGCGCGCCGACATCCGGCTGCCCGCGCCGGCGTCCGCGGCGTCGGCTCTCCCGCCGGGCGTGGACTCGATCGACGGCATCACCCCGTACGTGACCAGCGCCAAGGACTTCTACCGGGTCGACACCGCCCTGTCGGTGCCGCAGGTCGACGTGTCGTCCTGGTCGCTGCGCATCCACGGCATGGTCGACCGGGAGGTCACCGTCAGTTTCGCGGACCTGCTGCAGGAAGACCTGCACGAACGGTGGATGACGATGACCTGCGTCTCCAACGAGGTCGGCGGGAACCTGGTGGGCAACGCGCGGTGGCTGGGAGTGCCGCTGACCACGCTGCTGGACCGGGCCGGCCTGTCGCAGGAGGCGGACATGCTGTTCTCCACCTCCACCGACGGTTTCACCATCTCCACCCCGATCGCCGACGCCACCGACGGCCGTGACTCGATGATCGCCATCGGGATGAACGGTGAACCCCTCACCGACGTGCACGGGTTCCCGGCCCGGATGATCGTGCCCGGCTTGTACGGGTTCGTCTCGGCCTGCAAGTGGATCACCGACATCGAGGTGACCCGGTTCGACGCGAAGACCGCGTACTGGACCGACCGCGGCTGGGCGCAGCAGGCGCCGATCAAGACCGCCGTCCGCGTCGACGTCCCCGCCTCCTTCGCCAAGGTCGCCTCCGGGCAGACCGTGCCGATCGCCGGGGTGGCCTGGGCCCAGACCCGCGGGATCAGCAAGGTCGAGGTGCGCATCGACGAGGAGGACTGGGTCGAGGCCACCCTGGTGCCCACGGTGAACGAGAGCACGTGGGTGCAGTGGACCTACGCCTGGGACGGTGCCACCCCGGGGAACCACACCGTGCGCGCCCGGGCGACCGACGGTTCCGGACGGCTCCAGACGCAGGACGTCGTCAAACCCATCCCGGACGGTTCCTCGGGCTGGCCCAGCAAGTTCTTCACCGTCGCCTGA